The proteins below come from a single Zhouia spongiae genomic window:
- a CDS encoding metal-dependent hydrolase, whose product MDSLTQIVLGAAVGEAALGKKVGNKAMLYGAIGGTIPDLDVYIGKFYDTVTALEIHRGFTHSIVFSLVFGFVFGWLISLWEKGAGWKDWSKLMFLTLITHPLLDAHTTWGTQLFWPLDLRLAYKNIFVIDPLYTLPFLFFLIWASFLKRESIKRRKLNKLGLIISSSYLVLTLILKGIVHQKFTHALEQQQISYTQIDTRPSPFNSILWTANVDTKDHYLIGYYSFFDSQPVEFKAVRKNHHLIRDLNSNDTIKRLIKITNGWYTISEKNSSLYFNDLRFGTLSVLPESNDFAFSYLLQTDNHTLKITEVPKNRDHAKILLSQLWIRLKGN is encoded by the coding sequence ATGGATTCTCTGACTCAAATTGTATTAGGTGCTGCGGTCGGTGAAGCAGCTTTAGGTAAAAAGGTAGGCAACAAAGCCATGCTTTATGGTGCTATTGGCGGCACCATCCCGGACCTTGATGTTTATATCGGTAAGTTTTACGATACTGTGACTGCCCTGGAAATCCATAGAGGCTTTACGCATTCGATCGTTTTTTCCCTTGTTTTTGGTTTTGTCTTTGGATGGTTGATCTCCCTTTGGGAAAAAGGTGCTGGTTGGAAAGACTGGTCTAAACTTATGTTCCTGACATTAATTACGCACCCCCTACTCGATGCCCACACCACCTGGGGAACACAACTATTCTGGCCTTTAGATTTACGACTCGCCTACAAAAATATCTTTGTGATAGACCCATTGTACACCCTCCCGTTTTTATTTTTTCTCATTTGGGCTTCTTTCCTTAAAAGAGAAAGTATAAAACGACGAAAACTTAATAAGCTGGGACTTATTATCAGTTCTTCATATTTAGTTCTCACGCTTATTTTAAAAGGCATCGTTCATCAAAAATTTACTCATGCTCTTGAGCAGCAACAAATAAGTTATACACAAATAGATACCAGACCGAGTCCGTTTAACTCTATTTTGTGGACTGCCAATGTCGATACCAAAGACCACTACCTTATCGGATACTATTCTTTTTTTGACTCTCAGCCTGTTGAATTCAAAGCAGTACGGAAAAACCACCATTTAATAAGGGATCTTAACTCGAATGATACGATCAAGCGTCTGATCAAAATCACCAATGGATGGTACACTATTTCTGAAAAGAACAGTTCGTTATACTTTAACGATCTGCGATTCGGAACGTTAAGCGTATTGCCCGAAAGTAACGATTTTGCTTTTAGTTATCTGCTACAGACAGACAACCACACTCTTAAAATAACCGAGGTACCTAAAAACAGGGATCATGCCAAAATCCTGCTCTCACAATTATGGATACGCTTAAAAGGGAACTAA
- a CDS encoding SixA phosphatase family protein has protein sequence MKKLVLMRHGKSSWEYDVEDFERPLKKRGVKDTRKVATRYAKTHSFPEHIFSSPANRALTTCKNFMDEGGISENRLTVVDQLYDFGGNSVVSYIKSLDDKLDHVMVFGHNHAFTSIANIFGSQFIDNLPTAGLVVINFNVASWKDIDKGTTELVIIPKTLR, from the coding sequence ATGAAAAAATTAGTATTGATGCGTCATGGAAAGTCATCGTGGGAATACGATGTAGAAGATTTTGAACGCCCCCTGAAGAAAAGAGGGGTGAAAGATACCCGGAAGGTAGCAACCAGGTATGCCAAAACCCATTCTTTCCCCGAACATATTTTTTCGAGTCCCGCGAATCGTGCGTTAACGACCTGTAAGAACTTTATGGACGAAGGCGGTATTTCTGAAAACAGGCTGACCGTTGTCGATCAACTATACGATTTTGGAGGAAATTCTGTGGTGAGCTATATAAAATCCCTGGATGATAAGCTTGACCATGTAATGGTCTTTGGTCATAATCATGCGTTTACTTCCATAGCCAATATTTTTGGTAGTCAGTTTATCGACAATCTGCCTACCGCAGGGCTTGTGGTAATTAATTTTAATGTAGCTTCTTGGAAAGATATCGATAAAGGAACAACAGAGCTCGTAATTATCCCTAAAACCTTAAGATAA
- a CDS encoding MarR family transcriptional regulator has translation MSKILTVFSAIAAHEGITVSALEKRIGASKGVLSRALKNDTDIQTKWLINLVENYPEYSPEWILTGKGTMLRAAATDGLHPISEEGAEYELREKIKVLEERIMILQETNTALKESNTTLKEIKVLLELRIKELES, from the coding sequence ATGAGTAAAATTTTAACAGTTTTTAGTGCCATTGCAGCACATGAAGGGATTACTGTTTCAGCCCTTGAAAAACGAATAGGGGCCAGCAAGGGGGTGTTGTCACGTGCTTTGAAGAATGATACTGATATTCAAACAAAGTGGCTGATCAATTTAGTTGAAAATTATCCTGAATACAGTCCGGAATGGATCCTAACCGGTAAAGGGACTATGCTCAGGGCTGCTGCTACAGATGGTTTACATCCTATTTCGGAAGAGGGGGCAGAATATGAACTCCGTGAAAAAATAAAAGTATTAGAAGAACGAATTATGATCTTACAGGAAACCAATACTGCGCTAAAGGAAAGTAATACTACTTTAAAAGAGATTAAAGTTTTATTGGAGTTACGTATTAAGGAGCTGGAAAGCTGA
- a CDS encoding HEPN domain-containing protein, protein MKTSVKQTINKVTSLLEVKYIYRSTTRTGEHDKSLYIIILKGNCTSLTLELSTMAAKIFQEESDVLYRIFSFEYACQQVSAQNLFFIDRCSPSSLIYKSPDAEGELINLTIDDKVITNIRAGFKRECDKINSFMDGAIFFLKKENYPQAAFMLHQCIELWYRYASLFIMGKERKSHSIKELQTYIRIFVPELGILFHTEIEEERHLLKQLDEAYVNARYGNNYHINRDQIIKIKEKTNAVKKKVVQLFEERCEACEEFFAPQRTFLKESSKLPTDETDQPDSLMNESKIFATLKAYIGEHYYLLKQDRRRKERYHLHIQTKGYLDTSFMISSLLKVCFLALDTEYMPNHIVQDSGYNVKEVLGYVLQMIPHEEMDFLDKVRELLTATEAKENTD, encoded by the coding sequence ATGAAAACATCTGTAAAACAAACCATCAACAAAGTTACTTCCTTACTTGAAGTGAAATATATTTATCGATCAACAACGAGAACCGGAGAACACGATAAATCTTTATATATCATTATCCTTAAGGGAAATTGTACTTCACTAACGCTGGAATTATCCACCATGGCAGCAAAAATATTTCAGGAGGAGTCCGATGTGTTGTACCGCATTTTTTCTTTCGAGTACGCGTGTCAACAAGTAAGTGCTCAAAATCTATTCTTTATAGATCGCTGCAGTCCATCCAGTTTAATTTATAAAAGTCCCGATGCAGAGGGAGAACTGATAAATCTAACGATAGATGACAAGGTGATAACGAACATACGAGCCGGTTTTAAAAGAGAGTGCGATAAAATTAATTCCTTTATGGATGGAGCAATCTTCTTCCTGAAAAAAGAGAATTATCCACAGGCAGCTTTTATGTTACATCAATGTATCGAGCTATGGTATCGCTATGCAAGTCTTTTTATCATGGGGAAAGAGCGCAAAAGCCATAGTATCAAAGAACTACAAACCTACATAAGAATATTTGTCCCGGAGCTGGGAATATTGTTCCATACGGAAATAGAAGAGGAGCGACATTTACTTAAGCAATTAGATGAGGCATATGTTAATGCCCGTTATGGAAATAATTACCATATCAATCGCGATCAAATAATAAAAATAAAAGAAAAGACCAATGCGGTAAAAAAAAAGGTGGTGCAGCTATTTGAAGAACGGTGTGAGGCATGTGAAGAATTTTTTGCTCCACAACGTACCTTTCTTAAAGAGAGCTCAAAACTCCCAACGGACGAAACAGATCAACCGGACTCTCTAATGAATGAAAGTAAAATATTCGCTACTCTAAAAGCATATATTGGAGAACATTACTATCTGCTCAAACAGGATCGACGCCGTAAGGAGAGGTATCACCTTCATATACAGACAAAAGGATACCTGGATACTTCCTTTATGATTTCCAGCTTGTTAAAAGTGTGTTTTCTGGCCCTGGATACAGAGTATATGCCCAATCATATAGTTCAAGATTCCGGGTACAATGTAAAAGAGGTACTAGGGTATGTATTACAAATGATTCCTCATGAAGAAATGGATTTTCTGGATAAAGTACGGGAGCTTTTAACAGCTACAGAAGCAAAAGAAAATACAGACTAA
- a CDS encoding helix-turn-helix domain-containing protein, with the protein MDNITIKEGFPGQQIVAVPKRLKKWLTKDVVCNPFYFGDLGYYPNAHYHQRERKQGSDEHIFIYCVSGSGWIRVDDILHEIHPGMYFVLPKHTPHSYGANKKKPWSIYWLHFNGVTADSLIAIHKDRANIPCDVGYQKQFIDLFELLLGLTENNFSEAHLRYACILTYKFISDFIFFESAKEMVSERGSNLRNDIVDFLIENIDKPLGADEIAKKFNYSRSHLFNYFKKETGHSLMYYFNMKKIQKACEYLSYTDLSIKEISLKTGFQDQLYFSRVFKKYIGLSPRAYRNK; encoded by the coding sequence ATGGACAATATCACTATTAAAGAAGGTTTCCCGGGCCAACAGATTGTCGCCGTACCGAAACGGTTAAAAAAATGGCTCACCAAAGATGTTGTTTGTAATCCGTTTTATTTTGGCGATCTGGGTTATTATCCTAATGCGCATTACCATCAAAGGGAGCGAAAGCAAGGGTCTGATGAACACATCTTTATATACTGTGTTTCCGGAAGCGGATGGATACGGGTAGATGATATTCTTCATGAAATCCATCCGGGAATGTATTTTGTCCTTCCAAAACACACTCCTCACAGTTATGGTGCCAATAAAAAAAAGCCCTGGAGTATTTACTGGCTTCATTTTAATGGGGTTACCGCAGATAGTTTAATAGCCATTCATAAAGATCGTGCTAATATCCCTTGTGATGTTGGGTACCAAAAACAATTTATCGATCTGTTTGAATTACTTTTGGGTTTGACCGAAAACAATTTTTCAGAAGCCCATCTAAGATATGCCTGTATTCTGACCTATAAATTTATTTCAGATTTTATCTTTTTTGAAAGTGCAAAAGAAATGGTATCGGAAAGGGGTAGTAATCTGAGGAACGACATCGTTGATTTTTTAATTGAGAATATCGATAAACCTTTGGGAGCTGATGAGATTGCAAAAAAGTTTAATTATTCCCGCTCCCACCTGTTCAATTATTTTAAGAAAGAAACCGGGCACTCATTAATGTATTATTTCAATATGAAAAAAATTCAAAAAGCTTGTGAATACCTTAGCTATACAGATCTTAGTATTAAAGAAATCAGCTTAAAAACCGGGTTTCAGGATCAGTTATACTTTTCAAGGGTCTTTAAAAAATATATTGGGTTATCGCCCCGTGCTTATAGAAATAAATAG